In a genomic window of Rhododendron vialii isolate Sample 1 chromosome 12a, ASM3025357v1:
- the LOC131311974 gene encoding uncharacterized protein LOC131311974 produces MDTALTAAISSMTSAVNGLTTSTPQRITFGPSWPIPRPNMLDLYPSNTFLSPQKTSNPNPRNRANPLFLTHCSTKPNTDRENATDNKNSPFEKPNSNLQEPRKPTSNQPLSSSNSSFSRGLVFDLGLKSSWDGFEIGSPVVKRYLSDEKERWYMWYHGRSEGNPGLDSIGLAVSSNGIHWERSGGWVTSSEDTGLVMDCSKDWWAFDTQSIRPCDVVIMSSAKVRANAVYWLYYTGFSSEIVEFWDNSVEFGLENPERIRIQDDESGRTSKVFRSLPGLAMSQDGRHWARIEGEHHTGALFDVGSKGEWDSMFIASPQVVFHSSGDLRMFYHSFDVENGVFALGVARSRDGIKWVKLGKIIGGGGNGAFDELGVVNARVVRTRTDGKYVMVYEGVAADGGRSIGLAMSTDGLKNWQRVQGEAVLKPSEEDGWDSIGVGSPCLVQMDGDADEWRLYYKGIGKRGETGIGMAVSEGSEIRSFRRWTGFHL; encoded by the coding sequence ATGGACACTGCCTTGACAGCAGCAATTAGCAGCATGACCTCCGCTGTTAACGGCCTCACAACTTCTACCCCACAAAGAATTACCTTTGGCCCATCATGGCCAATCCCCAGACCCAACATGCTCGATCTTTACCCCTCTAATACCTTCCTTAGTCCCCAGAAAacctcaaaccctaaccctagaaacaGAGCAAATCCCCTGTTTCTCACTCACTGCTCCACAAAACCAAACACTGACAGAGAAAATGCCACAGACAACAAAAATTCACCTTTCGAGAAACCCAATTCAAATCTCCAAGAACCGAGAAAACCCACTTCAAATCAACCCCTTTCTTCTTCGAATTCGTCGTTTTCTAGAGGTTTGGtgtttgatttggggttaaaAAGCTCATGGGACGGTTTTGAAATTGGGTCTCCTGTTGTGAAAAGGTACCTCAGTGATGAGAAGGAGAGGTGGTACATGTGGTATCATGGGAGGTCTGAAGGAAACCCAGGTTTGGATTCGATCGGTTTGGCTGTTTCAAGCAATGGGATTCATTGGGAGAGGAGCGGTGGTTGGGTAACATCGAGCGAGGACACAGGTTTGGTGATGGATTGCAGTAAAGATTGGTGGGCGTTTGATACTCAGAGCATTAGGCCTTGTGACGTGGTGATCATGTCTAGTGCAAAGGTAAGAGCAAATGCTGTCTATTGGCTTTACTATACTGGGTTTAGCTCTGAAATTGTTGAGTTTTGGGACAATTCTGTGGAATTCGGATTGGAAAACCCCGAAAGGATTAGGATTCAAGATGATGAGAGTGGTAGAACAAGTAAGGTTTTTAGGTCTTTGCCTGGTTTGGCTATGAGTCAAGATGGGAGGCATTGGGCTAGAATTGAGGGGGAGCATCATACTGGGGCTTTATTTGATGTGGGATCAAAAGGCGAGTGGGATTCTATGTTCATTGCCTCCCCACAAGTTGTTTTTCACAGTAGCGGTGATCTTAGGATGTTCTATCATTCGTTTGATGTGGAAAATGGTGTGTTTGCTCTTGGGGTTGCAAGGTCAAGAGATGGGATTAAGTGGGTGAAGTTGGGGAAAATTATTGGGGGAGGAGGGAATGGTGCTTTTGATGAACTTGGGGTGGTAAATGCTCGCGTTGTGAGAACTCGAACAGATGGGAAATATGTGATGGTTTATGAAGGTGTGGCTGCAGATGGAGGAAGGAGTATTGGGCTGGCAATGTCGACGGATGGGTTGAAGAATTGGCAGAGAGTTCAAGGTGAGGCGGTTTTAAAGCCAAGCGAAGAAGATGGGTGGGATAGTATAGGTGTGGGATCGCCGTGTCTTGTTCAGATGGACGGGGATGCAGATGAATGGAGGTTGTATTACAAAGGAATTGGCAAACGGGGAGAGACAGGAATTGGGATGGCGGTGTCTGAAGGTAGTGAGATTAGAAGTTTCCGAAGGTGGACCGGATTTCATCTATAG